One part of the Bdellovibrio bacteriovorus genome encodes these proteins:
- a CDS encoding MlaE family ABC transporter permease, whose product MITLIAETLTGVFTPPFRRKEFFQQLHFVGNKSLFIVVFCVCFAAIVTILESSFHMKSFAAIVTILESSFHMKMVIQNDSMVPGFAAVLILRELGAIVTALLLSSRVGAGYASEVGSMQITEQVDALKMLGIDPVNYLVVPRFLACVLGGMMITVVANMACIFSAMAVSQFYLGYTPGMFLTSMQRFVDFKDLIFAMIKGACFGGVIPLVACYFGFRCQQGAEGVGRATTNTVVVSSIAIIVIDFILSYTFSYLY is encoded by the coding sequence ATGATCACATTGATTGCTGAAACCCTGACCGGGGTGTTCACTCCGCCGTTTCGTCGCAAGGAATTCTTCCAGCAGCTGCATTTTGTGGGCAATAAAAGCCTTTTTATCGTGGTTTTTTGTGTGTGTTTTGCCGCGATTGTCACAATCTTAGAATCCTCTTTCCATATGAAGAGTTTTGCCGCGATTGTCACAATCTTAGAATCCTCTTTCCATATGAAGATGGTCATTCAGAATGACTCGATGGTGCCGGGTTTTGCCGCTGTTTTGATTCTGCGGGAACTGGGGGCGATCGTTACGGCGTTGCTTTTAAGCTCGCGCGTGGGTGCGGGATACGCTTCCGAAGTGGGTTCCATGCAGATCACTGAACAGGTGGATGCGCTAAAAATGCTGGGGATTGATCCGGTCAATTATCTGGTGGTCCCGCGTTTTTTGGCCTGTGTTCTGGGTGGCATGATGATCACAGTCGTCGCCAATATGGCGTGCATCTTTTCGGCGATGGCGGTCAGTCAGTTTTATCTGGGTTACACACCGGGGATGTTTTTGACTTCGATGCAGCGTTTTGTGGATTTCAAGGATCTGATTTTTGCAATGATCAAGGGTGCGTGTTTCGGAGGCGTGATTCCACTTGTGGCTTGTTACTTTGGATTCCGTTGTCAGCAAGGTGCCGAAGGCGTGGGTCGTGCGACAACAAACACGGTGGTCGTGTCTTCGATTGCAATCATTGTGATTGATTTTATTTTGTCCTATACTTTTAGTTATCTTTACTAG
- a CDS encoding MlaD family protein produces the protein MKVETKVGLLALVSVVLIVVFAYFMGFISPFSNSKELNVMYNYAGGIEEGSPVRVMGIKVGKVKAITFDPGYKAPSGEEVKLRLTITVDKKAWTSVRKDSKFFINLAGVIGEKFLEISPGSVDSGEFSSGDYVRGEDPPRVDQLISQGYGLAGKIIELVEKNEGSVTNMIQQLNSLTTNFNKTLVLLDKTTKNKEMARLLDNAVKISDDMAYLTDKMRSKKAEETYELVHKLLFRLEPLDGPALKKFFQQEGVKARVF, from the coding sequence ATGAAGGTTGAAACCAAAGTGGGCCTGTTGGCTCTGGTCTCGGTAGTTCTGATTGTGGTCTTTGCCTACTTCATGGGATTTATTTCCCCGTTCTCCAATTCCAAAGAACTGAATGTCATGTACAACTATGCCGGGGGGATTGAAGAAGGTTCTCCTGTGCGTGTGATGGGTATCAAAGTGGGCAAAGTAAAGGCAATCACTTTTGATCCGGGATACAAAGCGCCTTCCGGTGAAGAAGTAAAACTTCGCCTGACGATCACTGTCGACAAGAAAGCCTGGACCAGTGTCCGGAAAGATTCCAAATTCTTCATCAACCTTGCGGGTGTGATTGGGGAAAAGTTTCTGGAAATCTCGCCAGGCTCTGTGGATTCCGGTGAATTTTCCTCCGGCGACTATGTTCGCGGTGAAGATCCCCCGCGTGTGGATCAATTGATCTCTCAAGGTTACGGTTTGGCCGGCAAAATCATCGAACTTGTGGAAAAAAACGAAGGTTCGGTGACTAATATGATCCAGCAACTGAATTCTTTGACGACAAACTTCAATAAAACGCTGGTTCTGCTGGATAAAACCACGAAGAATAAAGAAATGGCCAGACTGCTTGATAATGCGGTCAAAATCAGCGATGACATGGCATATTTGACAGACAAAATGAGATCGAAGAAAGCGGAAGAGACTTATGAGCTGGTTCATAAGCTTCTTTTCAGGCTCGAACCGCTGGATGGTCCGGCTTTGAAGAAATTCTTCCAGCAAGAGGGTGTGAAAGCCCGCGTTTTCTAA
- a CDS encoding PLP-dependent cysteine synthase family protein, with amino-acid sequence MSQIYGSILEAIGNTPMVRLNNVTKGSKHQFFAKVEYFNPGGSIKDRVAVAMIEEAEKRGDLKPGGTIVEATSGNTGVGLALAAAVKGYKCIFVMPEKMSDEKRAILRAYGAKVVITPMVMPEDPMSHYSVSKKIADETPGAFLVNQFHNPDNPERHYRTTGPEIWKQMDGKVDMIVGGAGTGGTLSGIARYMKEMNPQVKAICTDPIGSILYDLFYHKKIVDPPGSYKVEGVGEDMLPDNVHLDIYDGFVRVSDPEAFAMTRRLVAEEGLLVGPSSALALVGAMKAAEKLEKPSNIVVIFPDSGRAYLSKAFNDKWMVENEFLTDADMKNAFNRVVSAEEALADLKK; translated from the coding sequence ATGTCACAGATTTACGGTTCCATTCTCGAAGCTATCGGAAACACCCCGATGGTGCGTTTGAACAACGTCACCAAAGGTTCCAAACACCAGTTTTTCGCCAAAGTTGAGTACTTCAACCCGGGTGGAAGCATCAAAGACCGCGTTGCGGTGGCGATGATTGAAGAAGCGGAAAAGCGCGGGGACTTAAAACCCGGCGGCACTATTGTGGAAGCCACTTCCGGAAACACCGGTGTGGGTCTGGCTTTGGCAGCGGCGGTGAAGGGTTATAAGTGCATTTTCGTGATGCCAGAAAAGATGAGTGACGAAAAACGCGCGATCTTGCGTGCCTACGGCGCGAAAGTGGTTATCACACCGATGGTGATGCCGGAAGATCCGATGAGCCATTACTCTGTATCAAAAAAGATCGCCGATGAAACTCCGGGCGCGTTCCTGGTGAACCAATTCCACAATCCTGACAACCCTGAGCGTCACTATCGCACCACAGGTCCAGAAATCTGGAAGCAGATGGATGGAAAAGTCGACATGATCGTGGGTGGCGCAGGCACCGGCGGAACTTTGTCCGGTATCGCTCGCTACATGAAAGAGATGAATCCGCAGGTGAAGGCCATCTGTACGGATCCAATCGGCAGTATTTTGTATGATTTGTTCTATCATAAAAAAATCGTGGATCCTCCAGGCTCTTATAAAGTTGAAGGTGTTGGTGAGGACATGCTTCCTGACAACGTCCATCTGGACATCTATGACGGCTTTGTTCGTGTTTCTGATCCAGAAGCTTTCGCGATGACCCGTCGTTTGGTGGCTGAAGAAGGTCTCTTGGTCGGTCCATCCAGCGCTTTGGCCTTGGTAGGAGCGATGAAAGCGGCGGAAAAACTGGAAAAACCTTCCAACATCGTGGTGATTTTCCCGGATAGCGGTCGCGCTTATCTGAGCAAAGCCTTCAACGACAAATGGATGGTTGAAAACGAATTCCTGACTGATGCTGACATGAAAAACGCCTTCAATCGCGTGGTTTCTGCAGAAGAAGCCCTGGCTGACCTTAAAAAATAA
- a CDS encoding cystathionine gamma-synthase, whose protein sequence is MNDNLGFSTRAIHAGQAPDPSTGAIMTPVYLTSTYVQESPGVHKGWEYSRTHNPTRHAYESCMASLEGGKHGFAFSSGCAATTTVLHLLKGGDHVIAMDDMYGGTFRLFDKILKHDGMEFSFVDLTKVENFEKAVKPNTKLVWLETPTNPTLKLVDIKKIAAIAKAKGILVAVDNTFMSPYFQRPLELGADIVVHSATKYIGGHSDTVGGMVVVSRADLAERMAFLSNGIGATQGAFDSFMFLRSLKTLPLRMKAHQENAMAIAKFLEGHPKVDKVIYPGLESHPQHALAKEQMHGFGGMITFYIKGGLDSARKFLENVNVFSLAESLGGVESLIEHPAIMTHASVPPENRKALGIDDTLIRLSVGVEDLNDLIADLKTAFDKA, encoded by the coding sequence ATGAACGACAATCTTGGTTTTTCCACTCGTGCGATTCATGCTGGCCAAGCTCCGGATCCTTCTACCGGCGCCATCATGACGCCGGTTTATTTGACCTCGACTTACGTACAAGAATCTCCGGGTGTTCACAAAGGCTGGGAATATTCCCGCACGCACAATCCCACTCGTCACGCCTATGAAAGCTGCATGGCAAGTCTTGAGGGAGGCAAACATGGTTTTGCGTTTTCTTCCGGTTGCGCGGCGACGACAACTGTTTTGCACCTTCTCAAAGGCGGCGATCATGTGATTGCCATGGATGACATGTACGGCGGCACTTTCCGTCTGTTTGACAAAATCCTTAAGCACGATGGCATGGAGTTTTCTTTCGTTGATCTGACGAAGGTTGAAAACTTTGAAAAAGCCGTAAAACCAAACACCAAGCTGGTGTGGTTGGAAACTCCGACCAATCCGACTTTGAAGCTGGTTGATATCAAAAAGATCGCAGCCATCGCCAAAGCCAAAGGCATTCTGGTTGCAGTTGATAACACGTTCATGAGCCCCTACTTCCAAAGACCTTTGGAGCTGGGTGCGGATATCGTGGTTCATTCTGCGACAAAATACATCGGCGGCCACAGTGACACTGTCGGTGGTATGGTCGTTGTATCCCGTGCGGATCTGGCAGAAAGAATGGCGTTCTTAAGCAACGGTATCGGGGCGACTCAAGGGGCGTTTGATTCCTTTATGTTCCTGCGAAGTTTGAAAACTTTGCCACTTCGTATGAAAGCCCATCAGGAAAATGCCATGGCGATTGCGAAGTTCTTGGAAGGACATCCAAAAGTGGACAAAGTCATCTATCCGGGTCTGGAAAGCCATCCTCAGCATGCTTTGGCGAAAGAACAAATGCATGGTTTCGGTGGGATGATCACTTTCTACATTAAAGGGGGCCTGGATTCGGCTCGTAAGTTCCTGGAAAACGTGAATGTCTTTTCATTGGCCGAGAGTTTGGGAGGGGTAGAGTCCCTGATCGAACATCCGGCGATTATGACGCATGCCTCCGTTCCGCCTGAAAACCGCAAGGCTTTGGGGATCGACGACACTCTGATCCGCCTTTCTGTGGGCGTAGAGGATCTGAACGACCTGATTGCCGACCTTAAAACTGCTTTTGATAAGGCTTAA
- the trhA gene encoding PAQR family membrane homeostasis protein TrhA → MIQKIEHGERLNVVTHAIGALLALIGCALLLGLAATKHDTWKIFSFGVYAVCTVGLYCISTIYHGTRGERKNLYRRLDYIGIYLKIAGGYTPYALLALRGTLGWVILGIVWSLAVVGIFWELLNPKNRLPSLLLYSTMAVTIFPFIKYLMDAIPPMGFAMIIAGFISYGIGMFFFLNDERIKHGHGVWHVCVMGGTALQYLCLLIYFT, encoded by the coding sequence ATGATTCAAAAGATCGAACATGGAGAAAGGCTCAACGTCGTCACCCACGCCATCGGAGCGTTACTGGCACTGATCGGGTGCGCTCTGCTGCTGGGACTTGCAGCCACAAAGCATGACACTTGGAAAATCTTCAGCTTCGGTGTCTATGCGGTCTGTACTGTCGGTCTTTACTGTATTTCCACCATCTATCACGGCACCCGCGGAGAACGAAAAAATCTGTATCGTCGTCTGGACTATATCGGCATCTATCTGAAGATCGCCGGAGGTTATACTCCGTATGCCCTGCTGGCATTGCGTGGAACTTTGGGTTGGGTGATTCTGGGAATCGTCTGGTCTTTGGCGGTGGTGGGGATTTTCTGGGAACTTCTAAATCCGAAGAACCGTCTGCCTTCGCTGCTTTTGTATTCCACCATGGCCGTGACCATCTTCCCGTTTATCAAATATCTGATGGATGCGATTCCCCCGATGGGTTTTGCGATGATCATCGCAGGCTTCATCAGTTATGGCATCGGCATGTTCTTTTTCCTGAATGACGAACGCATCAAACACGGCCACGGCGTATGGCACGTCTGCGTGATGGGCGGAACCGCCCTGCAGTACCTGTGTCTGCTGATTTATTTCACTTAG
- a CDS encoding DNA-3-methyladenine glycosylase translates to MILPQEFYLEDTTLVAQSLLGKVLNIRTDCGIQQARIIETEAYLGIEDPACHTFEDRRTKRTKSMYLNGGHSYVYMIYGMYFCLNFVTRTHEHPEAVLIRAVEPLPAQENLRKKDLKTNGPGKLCKYYDITRKHDGLKLWKNSSDLYVTDDDFKVSKEQIIPTARVGVDYAGEAAKWPLRFYLRDHLFVSKK, encoded by the coding sequence ATGATACTGCCGCAGGAATTTTACCTTGAAGACACGACCCTGGTGGCTCAGTCTCTTCTGGGAAAAGTTCTGAATATCCGCACTGACTGTGGAATCCAACAAGCCCGCATCATTGAAACCGAAGCCTATCTAGGCATTGAGGATCCCGCCTGTCATACCTTTGAAGACCGTCGCACCAAACGCACCAAATCCATGTATCTGAATGGCGGGCATTCTTATGTGTATATGATTTATGGAATGTATTTTTGCCTGAACTTCGTGACCCGCACCCATGAACATCCCGAAGCAGTTTTGATTCGTGCGGTGGAACCACTGCCAGCACAGGAAAATCTGCGAAAAAAAGACCTAAAAACCAACGGTCCGGGCAAGCTTTGCAAGTACTACGACATCACCCGAAAGCATGACGGGCTCAAGCTGTGGAAAAATAGTTCTGATCTTTATGTGACAGACGATGATTTCAAAGTTTCAAAAGAACAAATTATCCCAACGGCACGTGTGGGTGTCGACTATGCCGGTGAAGCGGCAAAATGGCCTCTGCGTTTTTATCTGCGCGATCATCTGTTCGTTTCTAAAAAGTGA
- the pgeF gene encoding peptidoglycan editing factor PgeF, whose translation MNLEKTPLGYELKTPHITAFFGGAAAPLADLKSAYPQFDFVRLKQIHSDAVVESKDSSLDYQVLGDAQFSRSKNLALCVITADCVPVLFYHHGTELISGVHAGWRGVANRIIPKTIQKLISEGATASELNVIIGPHIQKNSFEVGNDVRDQILSSLGPLSPAERAQYFENLTDGKSLVDLNLVVRTQLEQEGIVLERLFDLHIDTVTNSEFHSYRRDKEKSGRQISFICRT comes from the coding sequence GTGAATTTGGAAAAAACCCCGCTTGGATATGAACTCAAAACCCCGCATATCACGGCCTTCTTCGGCGGCGCTGCGGCTCCGCTGGCGGACTTAAAATCCGCCTATCCTCAGTTTGATTTTGTCCGCCTAAAACAAATTCACAGCGATGCCGTTGTCGAAAGCAAAGACAGTTCTTTGGACTATCAAGTCCTGGGGGATGCGCAATTTTCTCGCAGCAAGAATTTGGCTTTGTGTGTGATCACCGCCGACTGTGTGCCGGTGCTTTTCTATCATCACGGGACGGAATTGATTTCTGGTGTCCACGCCGGCTGGCGCGGAGTTGCCAACAGAATTATCCCCAAGACCATACAGAAACTTATCTCTGAAGGTGCAACTGCTTCAGAGCTGAACGTGATCATCGGACCGCACATTCAGAAAAACAGTTTTGAGGTCGGAAACGACGTGCGCGATCAGATTCTATCCAGTCTGGGACCTTTAAGCCCGGCGGAACGCGCTCAGTATTTCGAAAATCTTACTGATGGAAAGTCCCTGGTGGATCTGAATCTTGTCGTGCGCACTCAGCTTGAACAAGAGGGAATCGTTCTAGAGCGCTTGTTTGATCTGCATATCGACACGGTCACCAACAGCGAATTTCACTCTTACCGCCGGGACAAGGAAAAATCCGGGCGCCAGATCAGCTTCATCTGCCGCACATGA
- a CDS encoding RluA family pseudouridine synthase: MSGLRLDKAMALIPEIGTRSRASHLLESNAVLLNGKPTKASVAIKENDLIEIQLPEPEPSELQPFDLKLDVLFEDEDLIVINKPAGLVVHPAAGHAHDTLVNALIHHTDDLSMKFGEERPGIVHRLDKETSGIIVIAKNDKAHESLTSQFKERSTHRIYYAVCLGTARTLSGSVRSFLARHPVDRKRYASVLGDDRKPLTDPNDDPGLGKWAVTHFEVLQRKSGMSYLKLKLETGRTHQIRVHMSESGLPIAGDTLYGADRKIKSIEARATQEDLRTLPRFLLHAAELGFTHPRTKERMFFTKDWPEDVLVLIKKWGLL; encoded by the coding sequence ATGAGTGGACTTCGCCTGGATAAAGCGATGGCCCTTATTCCTGAAATCGGCACCCGCTCCCGCGCAAGCCATCTGCTTGAAAGCAACGCGGTTCTGTTAAACGGGAAACCCACCAAAGCCTCTGTCGCCATCAAAGAAAACGACTTGATTGAAATTCAACTGCCCGAACCTGAACCATCCGAACTTCAGCCCTTTGATCTGAAACTGGATGTGCTGTTTGAAGATGAAGATCTGATTGTGATCAACAAACCCGCCGGCCTTGTTGTTCACCCGGCGGCGGGACATGCGCATGACACTTTGGTGAATGCTTTGATCCATCATACGGATGATCTTTCCATGAAGTTTGGCGAAGAACGTCCCGGCATCGTGCACCGCCTGGACAAAGAAACCAGCGGCATCATCGTTATTGCCAAAAACGACAAAGCCCATGAATCCCTGACTTCACAGTTCAAAGAGCGCAGCACACATAGAATTTATTATGCCGTCTGTTTGGGAACCGCGCGTACTTTGTCCGGCAGTGTTCGTAGTTTCCTGGCCCGCCACCCGGTGGATCGCAAACGTTATGCGTCTGTACTGGGGGATGACCGCAAGCCCCTGACTGATCCGAATGATGATCCGGGCCTGGGCAAGTGGGCGGTCACCCACTTTGAAGTGCTGCAAAGAAAAAGCGGCATGAGCTATCTGAAACTAAAGCTTGAAACCGGACGTACACACCAAATCCGTGTGCACATGTCTGAAAGCGGTCTGCCGATTGCCGGTGACACTTTGTATGGAGCCGATCGCAAGATCAAATCCATCGAAGCCCGCGCGACCCAGGAAGACCTTCGTACTTTACCAAGATTCCTGCTGCACGCAGCAGAGCTGGGGTTCACTCATCCCCGCACCAAAGAGCGCATGTTCTTCACAAAAGACTGGCCAGAAGATGTTCTGGTGCTGATTAAAAAATGGGGTTTGCTGTGA
- a CDS encoding helix-turn-helix domain-containing protein — protein sequence MQATSRYNYYEVLELTANAPQHEVTTAYERARSTYSGDNPAIYTIFSEQEARELLVVIEEAYQVLGNKILRNIYDQRLLSGRSSLNDLTYESILEASKQVFPETKVEKPAAAYQKDETFEKEIAARTDWDGAFLKKVREYKKITTQRMSEITKINSYYVTAIENMDPGNLPVVVFVRGYVVQIAKALGLDEKKVADSYMTHFKNKLGK from the coding sequence ATGCAAGCGACGTCTAGATACAACTATTACGAAGTCCTGGAACTCACAGCCAACGCTCCTCAACATGAGGTGACGACGGCCTATGAGCGCGCTCGCTCGACTTATTCCGGGGACAATCCGGCGATCTACACTATTTTCTCTGAACAGGAAGCTCGCGAGCTTCTGGTTGTGATCGAAGAGGCCTATCAGGTTCTTGGTAACAAGATCCTTCGCAACATCTATGATCAAAGACTTTTGTCCGGCCGTTCTTCTTTGAACGATCTGACTTATGAATCCATCCTGGAAGCCAGCAAACAGGTTTTCCCTGAAACCAAAGTTGAAAAACCAGCAGCGGCTTATCAAAAGGATGAAACCTTCGAAAAAGAAATCGCGGCCCGCACCGACTGGGATGGCGCTTTCCTTAAAAAGGTTCGCGAGTACAAAAAGATCACCACTCAACGCATGAGTGAGATCACCAAAATCAATTCCTACTATGTCACAGCCATTGAAAACATGGATCCGGGCAATCTGCCGGTTGTGGTTTTCGTTCGTGGTTATGTGGTGCAAATTGCCAAAGCTTTGGGTCTGGACGAAAAAAAGGTCGCCGACTCATACATGACACACTTTAAAAACAAACTTGGAAAATAA
- a CDS encoding P-loop NTPase, translating into MDKAVLEFKPTHANKDHDTKLWVVASGKGGVGKTFVSSSLGMTLSKLGHSVVIVDLDLSGSNIHTVLGLNPSHMNIRHYFEGAKTLQELVIPTPYPHLSYVQGFWDAWTPTDFSQNQIQSLIPQLKNLRADYVIVDLGAGALEAHLELFKVADEKFLITTPEPTSIEKTYRFIESFMCYSLRENSTPDAYGNMISTLRNHRQRTLSKPFSFRSYLKEETGIHYDFFEALSSTPVRLLVNTSRNQANDDLGHSMKSVCNKYYDLGIDYIGAIDYDNAVWQSVRVREHVLVAQPFTPLAGQFLATCKQLIAPEELRAVV; encoded by the coding sequence ATGGATAAGGCTGTATTGGAATTCAAACCGACTCACGCAAACAAAGATCATGACACCAAACTATGGGTGGTCGCTTCCGGTAAAGGTGGCGTGGGTAAAACGTTTGTATCCTCTTCCCTGGGCATGACTCTTTCCAAGCTGGGCCACTCGGTTGTGATCGTCGATCTGGATCTTTCCGGTTCCAACATCCACACGGTGCTGGGTTTGAATCCTTCTCACATGAACATCCGTCACTATTTTGAAGGTGCTAAGACCCTGCAAGAGCTGGTGATCCCGACTCCGTATCCGCATCTTTCCTATGTTCAGGGCTTCTGGGATGCCTGGACACCGACTGATTTTTCCCAAAACCAGATTCAAAGCCTGATCCCGCAGTTGAAAAACCTGCGCGCGGATTATGTGATCGTGGACCTGGGCGCTGGCGCTTTGGAAGCTCACCTGGAGCTGTTCAAAGTGGCTGATGAAAAGTTCCTGATCACGACTCCGGAACCAACCAGCATTGAAAAGACCTATCGTTTTATTGAATCTTTCATGTGCTATTCCCTGCGTGAAAATTCCACGCCGGATGCTTACGGCAACATGATTTCCACTTTGCGCAATCACCGCCAAAGAACTTTGAGCAAGCCGTTCTCTTTCCGTTCTTATCTGAAAGAGGAAACCGGCATTCACTATGACTTCTTTGAGGCTCTTTCCTCAACACCAGTTCGTTTGTTGGTGAATACATCCCGCAATCAGGCCAACGATGACTTGGGTCACTCGATGAAAAGTGTCTGTAACAAGTACTACGACCTTGGTATTGATTACATCGGCGCGATCGACTATGACAATGCGGTGTGGCAGTCCGTGCGTGTGAGAGAACACGTGCTTGTCGCCCAACCCTTCACTCCCCTTGCAGGACAATTTTTGGCAACCTGCAAACAACTTATTGCTCCAGAGGAGCTTCGCGCCGTAGTATAA